From the genome of Maridesulfovibrio ferrireducens:
TTGCAGTTACCTTGCATGCCCGCATGGCCCCATTAATTGCCCCAATAAAAACAGGTTTAAGCATATCGTCAGCAGCAGCGTCATCTGCCATCTTATATATTGATGAAATAGTTTGTTCGACTTCTTCCATGGTAACGGTAATAGGCTTATTCAAATCGTTGATAGCCTTATCTAAGCTTATATCGAGTCCATTTATTCTATTAAGCCGCTTTGAAAATTTTTCTTCAACATGTTCATAGCCAGAGCGAGCATCATTATCATCTATTTTAATTTCCGCATGTTTATTTTTTTTCATGTACCCGTGATCAAATAGTGACATATCACCCTCCAGATTAAATCTGTATTTGCTAGTCTGGGAACAGACTCTTCCCAAACTAGCTAACACCTTCTATTGAACTTGATATTGGCCTGACTCTACTTGTCTATTCCACTTATTAATAAATTTTTCTTCTTCAGGGTCTATTTTACCATCAGCCATAGCAACCTGAGTTATAATCGCATCAATTATTTCAAAATCAACGTCTGCGGCTTTTGCCATTTTAATAGCTTCTCTAAAACTTGGAGGGTTTTGTTCAAGGAGCTTAATTGCAGTAACGGCTTCCTCAGGAAGCCCGCTTCCAGATACGCCTGAAATAAATTCGCCTATCTCTCTTTCTTCATACATAGAGATGTGTCCATCTGCATTCGCAATAGCTAAACCAACTCCAAACATCGCTGTCACCTTCTGAGTAAATTCAGCAAAGCTTTTTGTTTTATCTTTGAGTTCTACAAGTTCTCGTTGGGTTGCGGTTAAGACTTGGTTGGAATTATCAAGCTTAACTTGATATTTTTCTTTTGTTTTGGCTTCAGTCACCCGTTTGACATCCTTCTTTTCCTCTTCTCGCTCTTTTTCTTCTTTTTCGCTCAGTGCATATCCCGCAGCTGCCCCTGCCGCCCCAGCTCCAACAGCGGCTGCGACAGTTCCTGCTCCTGCTAGTGACCCCATTAAAGTGGCCGCTCCAAGAATGGACCCACCTCCTGTAATCGGTGCTGCCGCAATAGCTCCTACTCCAAGTGCAACTCCAGCAAGTACTTTAAAAAAACCCATAGTATCCTCCAATTAAGTTAGTATTGTTGCTTCTTCGCCAAACCCACGAACCCAAGCCATAAGCTCATTCTCACTGACAGTTCCAATCTCCAGAATGACGGTACCATCTTCCTGCTCCTCAATATTCTGCTCAGAGCTCCAGATCCGCTCCATCACGAAGTCGGAAACAGAACGAGAAAAATGTATGCGAAACTTTTTTAGATCATGATGTTTAAGGCCGAAAT
Proteins encoded in this window:
- a CDS encoding tellurite resistance TerB family protein; translated protein: MGFFKVLAGVALGVGAIAAAPITGGGSILGAATLMGSLAGAGTVAAAVGAGAAGAAAGYALSEKEEKEREEEKKDVKRVTEAKTKEKYQVKLDNSNQVLTATQRELVELKDKTKSFAEFTQKVTAMFGVGLAIANADGHISMYEEREIGEFISGVSGSGLPEEAVTAIKLLEQNPPSFREAIKMAKAADVDFEIIDAIITQVAMADGKIDPEEEKFINKWNRQVESGQYQVQ